One window from the genome of Pedobacter schmidteae encodes:
- a CDS encoding L-rhamnose mutarotase, whose protein sequence is MNKRYCLALDLIPDDQLIAEYEEMHRKVWPEIIESITSSGIEAMEIYRMGNRLFMIMEVNQLFSFEKKGAMDATNEKVQEWEQLMWKYQQAIPGAKPGEKWIMMNKIFDLKA, encoded by the coding sequence ATGAATAAAAGATATTGTTTAGCCCTCGATCTGATTCCGGATGATCAGCTAATTGCGGAGTATGAAGAAATGCACAGAAAAGTATGGCCGGAAATTATAGAGAGCATAACCTCCTCTGGCATTGAAGCTATGGAAATTTACAGGATGGGAAACCGCTTGTTTATGATCATGGAGGTAAATCAGCTATTCAGCTTCGAAAAGAAGGGAGCAATGGATGCCACCAATGAAAAGGTGCAGGAGTGGGAGCAGCTGATGTGGAAGTATCAGCAGGCAATCCCGGGAGCAAAACCTGGCGAAAAGTGGATAATGATGAATAAAATATTTGATTTAAAGGCCT
- the fucP gene encoding L-fucose:H+ symporter permease, protein MTKNKYLFPFIMITSLFFMWGFVHNLDPILIPHLKRSFSLSTLQASLVDSAVFIAYFVMALPAGFIMKKYGYKTGIIIGLAFFAIGSFLFIPAANTQLYVFFLGALFIIACGLTILETAANPYASLLGPPETATFRLNFAQTFNGLAATLAPMVGVRVILIKGASDEELNKMTESARQLALASEASSVKTPYLILGSIILVIALIFIFLKLPEIKDEEEGNVKKTGIFHALRHKHLSWAVTAQFFYVGAQVCVFSFFILYATKAAGISEQTAGDYAGYGMGLAFLLGRVIGTFLMKFIKAESLLVIYALINVVLCGIAITSGGTLALVSVIGIAFFMSIMFPTIFSLGIKDLGSDTKLGSSLIIMSIVGGAILPPVMGYISDVTHNIQIGYIVPLICFVVVLLFGLKGHKVIKSVNYE, encoded by the coding sequence ATGACGAAAAATAAATACCTTTTCCCCTTTATCATGATTACCTCACTATTCTTTATGTGGGGCTTTGTACATAATCTGGATCCAATTCTTATTCCGCATTTAAAGCGGTCATTTAGCTTGAGCACATTGCAAGCTTCATTGGTCGATTCGGCGGTTTTTATTGCTTATTTCGTGATGGCGTTGCCTGCAGGGTTCATCATGAAAAAATATGGATATAAGACGGGGATTATTATTGGATTGGCTTTTTTTGCAATAGGTTCATTTTTATTTATTCCGGCAGCCAATACACAACTATATGTGTTCTTTTTAGGGGCACTATTTATTATAGCCTGTGGCCTTACTATATTAGAGACTGCTGCCAATCCGTATGCCTCTTTACTGGGGCCGCCGGAAACGGCTACCTTTCGCCTTAATTTCGCGCAGACTTTTAATGGTTTGGCGGCTACACTAGCCCCAATGGTTGGTGTTAGGGTAATTTTGATTAAAGGCGCTTCGGATGAGGAATTGAATAAGATGACTGAGTCGGCCCGGCAACTGGCATTGGCGTCAGAGGCTTCTTCTGTGAAAACACCTTATCTGATTCTGGGAAGTATCATTCTGGTTATTGCGTTGATATTTATCTTTTTAAAACTGCCTGAAATTAAGGACGAGGAAGAGGGGAATGTGAAAAAAACAGGCATATTCCATGCCTTGAGACATAAACACTTAAGCTGGGCCGTGACTGCGCAGTTTTTCTATGTAGGTGCACAAGTCTGCGTATTCAGTTTCTTTATATTATACGCCACAAAGGCTGCGGGTATTTCTGAACAGACTGCAGGAGATTATGCCGGTTATGGAATGGGACTTGCCTTCCTATTAGGAAGGGTAATTGGTACTTTTTTAATGAAATTCATAAAGGCGGAATCTTTACTGGTAATTTATGCTTTGATTAATGTGGTTTTATGCGGAATTGCCATTACATCGGGTGGTACCCTGGCGTTGGTGTCGGTAATTGGTATTGCCTTCTTTATGTCTATCATGTTTCCTACTATTTTTTCTCTTGGTATCAAAGACCTGGGTAGCGATACCAAACTGGGTAGTAGTTTAATCATTATGTCGATAGTTGGAGGGGCAATTTTACCACCGGTAATGGGATACATCAGTGATGTGACCCATAATATTCAGATCGGATATATTGTGCCCCTGATATGTTTTGTTGTGGTATTGCTGTTCGGATTAAAAGGCCATAAAGTAATTAAAAGTGTAAACTATGAATAA